In one window of Littorina saxatilis isolate snail1 linkage group LG11, US_GU_Lsax_2.0, whole genome shotgun sequence DNA:
- the LOC138979414 gene encoding uncharacterized protein: MTADPARGLEYYELDVANAKIKARKRLDYEYEPLRSVTLYLTANNGFCESETYSVRIDLTDVNEPPLVFPDETNEVDIERTVYEGLISFHPNVAIKDPDLDEDLKWVLKSPTYAFHVNATTGVIMSSGTSNVHSSGIARV, from the exons ATGACAGCTGATCCGGCAAGAGGGCTGGAGTACTACGAACTGGACGTAGCTA ACGCCAAGATCAAAGCGAGGAAGCGACTAGACTACGAGTACGAGCCGCTTCGCTCCGTGACTCTCTATCTAACCGCCAATAACGGCTTCTGTGAGTCCGAGACCTACTCTGTGAGGATAGACCTCACTGACGTCAACGAGCCACCATTAGTGTTTCCCGACGAAACCAATGAAGTAGACATTGAGAGGACCGTCTATGAAGGACTT ATCTCGTTTCACCCTAACGTGGCCATCAAGGACCCGGATCTGGATGAGGACCTGAAGTGggtgttgaagtcacccacctaTGCGTTTCACGTTAACGCCACAACCGGTGTAATCATGTCCTCAGGTACTTCCAACGTACACTCGAGTGGGATAgcacgtgtatga